From a single Pleurodeles waltl isolate 20211129_DDA chromosome 10, aPleWal1.hap1.20221129, whole genome shotgun sequence genomic region:
- the LOC138262344 gene encoding olfactory receptor 1f45-like produces the protein MEIKNGTSAVKFFLVGFSDFPNHRALLCAVFLIVYMLTVGGNGLIIAIVQANSVLHKPMYFFLENLSFVDMCLISCTIPKLLVNLVQNKTNISLSGCLAQMSLLLTVGSTEFFLLAAMAYDRYVAICRPLHYAILMRKKICMMLVIVSWVGANLHSLLHTVMMSRMSFCGDVVINHFFCDLPPLLKLSCSDNSAHEIVIFTEGPLVVMGPFLFTLISYVRIISTILRIPSKGERGRAFSTCSSHLIVVALFYGTDIFIYFRPVSSSSLEYNRIVSVMYTIVTPLLNPFIYTLRNSEFKSAIKKATQRNTIA, from the coding sequence ATGGAAATCAAAAATGGGACGTCAGCTGTCAAATTCTTCCTTGTTGGCTTCTCAGACTTTCCAAACCATCGAGCCCTACTGTGCGCAGTTTTTCTGATAGTGTACATGTTGACCGTAGGAGGCAATGGTTTAATAATTGCTATTGTCCAAGCCAACTCCGTTCTTCACAAACCCATGTACTTCTTCCTTGAAAATCTGTCATTTGTGGACATGTGTTTGATTTCATGCACCATACCTAAATTACTGGTCAACCTcgtacaaaacaagaccaatattTCCTTATCGGGTTGCCTTGCCCAAATGTCGCTTCTGCTCACTGTCGGGAGTACAGAATTCTTTCTCCTGGCTGCAATGGCATATGATCGATATGTTGCCATCTGCAGGCCCTTGCACTATGCTATACTTATGAGAAAAAAGATTTGCATGATGCTGGTGATTGTTTCTTGGGTGGGAGCCAATCTGCACTCCTTACTTCACACTGTGATGATGTCCCGAATGTCCTTCTGCGGGGATGTTGTCATAAACCACTTCTTTTGTGATCTACCACCACTGTTGAAGCTTTCCTGCTCTGACAACTCCGCCCATGAGATAGTCATCTTTACAGAGGGACCACTTGTGGTGATGGGACCCTTTCTCTTCACTTTGATCTCTTATGTCCGAATCATCTCAACCATCTTGAGGATTCCATCaaaaggggagaggggtagggCCTTCTCTACCTGCTCTTCTCACCTCATCGTTGTCGCCTTGTTCTATGGAACAGACATCTTCATTTACTTCCGTCCAGTGTCCAGCTCTTCCTTGGAGTACAATCGAATTGTCAGTGTCATGTACACGATTGTGACTCCACTGCTAAACCCTTTCATCTACACTTTGAGGAACAGTGAGTTTAAGAGTGCCATTAAAAAAGCCACTCAGAGAAATACCATTGCTTAA